A portion of the Patescibacteria group bacterium genome contains these proteins:
- the rnc gene encoding ribonuclease III: MVFNKEQVEAIIKVKFKSDDLIKTAFTHRSYVNEHRSTVKHHNERLEFLGDAVLELVVTDFLFLKFLDKPEGELTSWRAALVKTESLADLAETLDIGKFLLMSRGEAKSGGRTRMALLANLVEAIIGAIYLDQGYDEAAKFIDVNINSKLDGILASGAHIDAKSHFQEISQEREGTTPHYEVVSESGPDHDKIFEMAVYLKDKIWGTGKGNSKQTAQQSAAQDALEKYEVKKSA; encoded by the coding sequence ATGGTATTCAATAAAGAACAAGTCGAAGCAATAATCAAGGTTAAGTTTAAGAGCGATGATCTAATCAAAACTGCTTTTACCCACCGCAGTTATGTGAATGAGCACCGCTCTACAGTAAAGCATCACAACGAGAGGCTGGAATTTTTGGGTGATGCAGTTTTAGAGCTAGTAGTGACAGATTTCTTGTTTTTAAAGTTTTTGGATAAACCCGAGGGAGAACTGACAAGCTGGCGAGCAGCTTTAGTTAAGACCGAGAGCCTGGCTGATCTGGCCGAAACATTAGATATAGGTAAATTTTTACTGATGAGCCGGGGAGAAGCTAAGAGCGGTGGTAGAACCAGGATGGCCCTACTGGCTAACTTGGTCGAAGCAATAATAGGTGCTATATATTTAGACCAGGGTTACGACGAAGCAGCCAAATTCATCGATGTAAATATCAATTCTAAGCTTGATGGTATCTTGGCTTCGGGAGCCCATATTGATGCCAAGAGTCATTTCCAGGAAATCTCTCAGGAGCGAGAAGGTACTACGCCTCACTATGAAGTAGTGTCGGAGTCAGGGCCGGACCACGACAAGATATTCGAGATGGCAGTCTATTTGAAGGATAAAATATGGGGCACAGGTAAAGGCAATAGTAAGCAAACTGCTCAGCAATCTGCAGCTCAAGATGCTTTAGAGAAGTATGAGGTCAAAAAGTCGGCTTGA
- a CDS encoding NUDIX domain-containing protein, whose translation MTPEKTNESVKSMPAKMTHRNRPKNKEHSKDLRSKAVREYTAGGVIFRIKNGSLEFLLLQDVKGRWSIPKGHVESGETLEQTAIREVAEETGLVGIKIIDKLDKIHFFYRMEGKLIFMTTYVFLMESTDLNETLLPEKSEGIVDVSWFDEQAAFKAIEYKATKVLLEEGAKRVRKAYGIQ comes from the coding sequence ATGACCCCAGAGAAGACAAACGAATCGGTCAAGTCGATGCCAGCCAAAATGACTCATCGAAATCGACCAAAAAATAAAGAGCATTCCAAAGACCTACGCTCTAAGGCCGTACGAGAGTACACTGCCGGAGGAGTTATATTTCGAATTAAAAATGGATCCCTGGAGTTTTTATTGCTTCAGGATGTTAAAGGTCGCTGGAGTATACCTAAGGGGCATGTAGAGAGTGGCGAGACACTCGAGCAGACTGCCATCAGAGAGGTTGCAGAGGAAACGGGGCTCGTGGGTATTAAGATAATTGATAAGCTAGATAAAATACACTTTTTCTATCGTATGGAGGGTAAACTGATATTCATGACGACTTATGTTTTTTTGATGGAATCGACAGACCTGAATGAAACCTTACTGCCTGAAAAGTCAGAAGGCATAGTAGATGTTAGCTGGTTTGACGAGCAAGCTGCATTTAAGGCTATCGAATACAAGGCAACCAAAGTATTATTAGAGGAGGGCGCAAAACGCGTAAGAAAAGCATATGGTATTCAATAA
- the nusB gene encoding transcription antitermination factor NusB has product MASNRHLCRIIALQSIYECDFRDSLGIDGLSTDTDEVLRRNIEVYRDAVDESEFIIDLVKGTFKNLDLLDKMIIPAAPEWPIDQIAKIDKSILRMSLYELLIKKDVPPKVVINEAVELAKEFGGDNSSKFINGVLGTIFRQSELYDPREDKRIGQVDASQNDSSKSTKK; this is encoded by the coding sequence ATGGCCTCCAATCGACATCTTTGTAGGATCATCGCCCTTCAAAGTATTTACGAATGTGACTTTCGTGATAGCTTGGGTATAGATGGCCTAAGTACTGATACGGACGAAGTATTGAGGCGCAATATTGAGGTCTATCGAGATGCAGTAGACGAATCAGAGTTTATAATCGATCTAGTCAAGGGAACCTTCAAGAATCTAGATCTACTCGATAAAATGATCATACCAGCTGCCCCAGAGTGGCCAATTGATCAGATCGCCAAGATTGACAAGTCAATTCTAAGAATGAGCCTCTACGAACTGCTAATTAAAAAGGATGTACCGCCAAAGGTAGTTATAAATGAGGCAGTTGAGCTAGCCAAAGAATTTGGTGGCGACAACTCCAGTAAATTTATTAATGGAGTATTGGGAACAATATTCAGACAAAGCGAGCTATATGACCCCAGAGAAGACAAACGAATCGGTCAAGTCGATGCCAGCCAAAATGACTCATCGAAATCGACCAAAAAATAA
- the rpmF gene encoding 50S ribosomal protein L32, with translation MAVPKKRRTSSTRGQRRNHDSLVAVNLVVEKTSGQAVPRRLHKAASLGLARSRKV, from the coding sequence ATGGCAGTACCTAAGAAACGCCGAACATCATCTACTCGTGGGCAGAGACGCAATCACGATAGCCTAGTCGCAGTAAATTTGGTTGTAGAAAAGACCAGTGGGCAGGCCGTACCTAGGCGGCTGCATAAAGCAGCTAGCCTTGGATTAGCACGATCAAGAAAGGTCTAG
- the leuS gene encoding leucine--tRNA ligase, whose protein sequence is MNNYDPVKNEAKWSKIWQETDINKTSKDPKNKLYNLVMFAYPSGNLHIGHWYNFAPADTLARYSRMHGQNVLEPFGFDSFGLPAENAAIQRGLMADEWTNQNISDMTAQINKIGAMYDWSKTFQTSDPSYYKWTQWMFLKMFHEGKAYQKEALVNWDPVDKTVLANEQVVNGFADRSGAKVERKLLKQWFLKITDYADALIDDLDKIDWPERIKDMQRNWIGRSVGAHIEFPIDNSTQKLDVYTTRADTIFGVTFMVVAPEHPLIETITTNSQSDAVKKYISDVGAKTNIDRMETKEKTGVFTGAFAVNPATNQNIPIWISEYILMDYGTGAIMAVPAHDERDFEFASKFGLDITQVLSDESSEGSNHEADTKLINSGEFSGLDSTSAKAKIIKWLEKTEIGKSQTQFRLRDWLISRQRYWGTPIPIIHCEKCGVVAVPEADLPVELPLNQKFGEDGRSPLLDNKDFLDVKCPQCSGEAKRETDTMDTFVDSSWYFLRYPNPNYQAGPFDPVAVKQWLPVDNYIGGAEHAVLHLMYARFVTKFLHSQGYIDFDEPFMKLINQGMINGPDGKKMSKSKNNVINPDDYVDKYGADSVRMYLMFMGPYEDGGPWDPKRFEGTYRFINKIWELITTEYKEASLDSIVEAELVSKLHRLIKKVTEDVQKIRFNTAIAAMMEFVNFAGTLKHKGQISKEQWNVITSTFTKLLAPFAPYLSEELWELLNNEQSVHLQAWPKYDPNLCKDDVLTIVIQINGKLRDQFIVNIENAHSPVELERMARDKLADKMSGMDIVKVISVPGKLVNFVVR, encoded by the coding sequence ATGAATAACTACGACCCAGTAAAAAATGAAGCCAAGTGGAGCAAAATTTGGCAAGAAACTGATATAAATAAGACCTCTAAAGATCCAAAAAATAAATTATACAATTTGGTGATGTTTGCATATCCATCGGGTAATCTGCACATTGGGCACTGGTACAATTTTGCCCCAGCCGATACGCTGGCCAGGTATTCTAGAATGCATGGCCAGAATGTCTTAGAACCTTTTGGCTTTGATTCGTTTGGTCTGCCAGCAGAAAACGCAGCCATTCAAAGAGGACTGATGGCTGATGAGTGGACCAATCAAAATATTTCTGACATGACTGCGCAAATAAATAAGATTGGTGCTATGTATGACTGGAGTAAGACTTTTCAGACCAGCGACCCCAGCTACTACAAATGGACGCAATGGATGTTTCTTAAGATGTTTCATGAAGGCAAAGCTTATCAAAAAGAGGCTTTGGTTAATTGGGATCCAGTCGATAAGACAGTTCTTGCAAATGAGCAGGTGGTCAATGGCTTCGCCGATCGTAGTGGCGCAAAAGTCGAACGAAAGCTTTTGAAGCAATGGTTTCTTAAGATTACAGATTATGCAGACGCTCTTATTGACGACCTTGATAAGATTGACTGGCCTGAACGCATAAAAGACATGCAGCGCAACTGGATAGGTCGTAGCGTTGGTGCGCATATCGAGTTTCCAATCGATAACTCAACTCAAAAATTAGATGTCTATACTACCAGAGCCGATACTATTTTCGGAGTTACATTTATGGTCGTTGCCCCCGAACATCCGCTTATTGAAACTATAACAACAAATAGCCAGTCTGATGCAGTAAAAAAATACATATCTGATGTAGGTGCTAAGACCAATATAGATCGCATGGAAACTAAAGAAAAAACGGGAGTTTTTACTGGCGCTTTTGCTGTTAACCCTGCGACTAATCAAAATATACCAATCTGGATAAGCGAATATATTCTAATGGATTATGGAACTGGTGCAATAATGGCGGTGCCAGCTCACGATGAGCGTGATTTTGAATTTGCTAGTAAGTTTGGCCTAGATATTACGCAAGTGTTAAGCGATGAAAGCTCAGAGGGCAGTAACCATGAGGCAGATACCAAGCTAATAAACTCTGGCGAATTTAGCGGCCTAGATAGCACTAGCGCAAAAGCCAAGATTATCAAATGGCTCGAAAAAACCGAGATTGGTAAAAGCCAAACTCAATTTAGATTGCGTGATTGGCTGATATCCAGGCAACGATATTGGGGCACACCAATCCCAATAATCCACTGTGAAAAATGTGGCGTGGTGGCTGTACCAGAAGCCGACCTGCCAGTCGAGCTACCCCTGAACCAAAAATTCGGCGAAGATGGCCGTAGCCCGCTTTTAGACAATAAAGACTTCCTTGATGTTAAGTGTCCTCAATGTAGCGGTGAGGCCAAGCGGGAAACCGATACTATGGATACTTTTGTGGATAGCAGCTGGTATTTCTTACGTTATCCCAACCCAAACTATCAAGCTGGCCCATTTGACCCAGTGGCAGTCAAACAATGGCTACCAGTGGATAACTACATTGGTGGCGCTGAACATGCCGTACTGCATTTAATGTACGCTCGCTTCGTTACTAAGTTCTTACATTCGCAGGGCTATATTGATTTTGATGAGCCCTTCATGAAGCTTATTAATCAAGGGATGATAAACGGGCCCGATGGCAAGAAGATGAGTAAATCAAAGAACAATGTCATTAACCCCGACGACTATGTCGACAAATACGGTGCTGATTCTGTCAGGATGTACCTGATGTTCATGGGCCCGTACGAAGATGGTGGACCCTGGGATCCGAAGCGCTTCGAGGGTACCTATAGATTCATTAATAAAATATGGGAACTTATCACGACAGAGTATAAAGAGGCTAGTCTTGACTCAATAGTTGAAGCCGAGCTAGTTTCAAAGCTTCATAGGCTTATAAAAAAAGTCACTGAAGACGTTCAAAAAATCAGATTTAATACAGCCATTGCTGCAATGATGGAGTTTGTTAATTTTGCCGGGACCCTAAAACATAAGGGCCAAATATCTAAAGAGCAGTGGAACGTAATAACCTCAACATTCACCAAGCTGCTGGCACCATTTGCACCATATTTATCTGAAGAGCTATGGGAATTATTAAATAATGAGCAAAGTGTTCATCTCCAGGCCTGGCCAAAGTATGATCCTAACCTTTGCAAAGACGATGTCTTGACTATAGTAATCCAGATTAATGGAAAACTTCGAGATCAATTTATAGTAAACATTGAAAATGCCCACAGCCCAGTCGAGCTTGAGCGAATGGCTCGTGATAAACTTGCCGATAAAATGAGTGGTATGGATATCGTCAAGGTCATTTCCGTACCAGGTAAGCTTGTTAATTTTGTAGTCCGCTAG
- a CDS encoding branched-chain amino acid transaminase produces the protein MQKLNYSKSIVYFRDQWVPFKDANLSIASSPVLYGLSVYTVFNAIWNKNSKELNIFRLKDHYKRLCNSARIMDFESFEDKYSYAEFEKIMINLLRKNSVQEDALVRVTIFIDEEIAGTKIKGLKNSLSAYVYPMGEIFPRSGIKACVSSWTRSADNMIPSRAKVNGQYVNASLMKNEALQNGYDEAIALDSTGHVSEGTVANLFIVRDGKIITPDMATDILEGITRSSIMQIAGILGIACEQRPIDRTELYIADEAFMCGSSANITPILSIDKRKLGDGKIGKITRQLSLSYAQAQKGENSMLTSWLTPA, from the coding sequence ATGCAAAAGTTAAATTATTCTAAATCAATCGTATATTTCAGAGACCAGTGGGTGCCTTTTAAAGATGCCAACCTAAGCATCGCCAGCTCACCTGTTTTATACGGTCTTAGTGTTTACACCGTCTTTAACGCAATCTGGAATAAAAATTCAAAAGAACTAAATATTTTTAGACTAAAGGATCACTACAAACGGCTATGCAATTCAGCTCGCATTATGGACTTCGAAAGCTTCGAAGATAAATATAGCTATGCTGAATTTGAAAAAATTATGATCAATCTTCTACGCAAAAACAGCGTGCAGGAAGATGCTCTGGTGAGGGTTACGATATTTATTGATGAGGAAATAGCTGGCACCAAAATAAAAGGTCTTAAAAATTCCCTAAGTGCCTATGTATACCCGATGGGTGAGATATTCCCGCGTAGCGGTATTAAAGCCTGTGTTAGTAGCTGGACGCGCTCAGCCGATAATATGATTCCATCAAGGGCCAAGGTTAATGGGCAGTATGTTAATGCCAGCTTAATGAAAAATGAAGCTTTGCAAAATGGCTACGATGAGGCAATCGCACTTGATAGTACTGGTCATGTTAGCGAAGGCACCGTTGCAAATTTATTTATAGTCCGTGATGGCAAAATTATCACACCTGATATGGCAACCGATATATTAGAGGGCATTACTCGCTCTAGTATCATGCAAATAGCCGGCATACTTGGTATTGCCTGCGAACAAAGGCCAATCGATAGGACCGAACTATACATTGCAGATGAGGCCTTTATGTGTGGCAGTTCAGCTAACATTACTCCGATTTTAAGTATTGATAAGCGCAAGCTGGGCGATGGTAAGATCGGTAAAATCACACGCCAACTAAGCCTTAGCTATGCCCAGGCTCAAAAAGGAGAAAATTCCATGCTCACAAGCTGGCTAACTCCAGCATAA
- a CDS encoding Mur ligase family protein has translation MKKLPKKLIALRLAKKVRQLLDSKTLTVIAVTGSIGKTSAKVAIGQLLSSAHQVQFSEDSYNTDIGLPLSFFGLKAPTNLWDPVAWHRILQKINSIIKNYPYDIIVLEMADDELEDMMKLLAFIKPSYGVITGVARVHMDRMGSIEKVIHDNCMIASQAKTVIYNGEFESLAKQASKIKNSVGYGTQRDSIRFGNIVRLKSGNLQATLYFGKQSHKITTKMVGVQSLSSLLAAASVASQLGMEIKDIAKGLAKIEGVNGRMRLIKGVNGSSIIDDSYNSSPVAAIAALGVLGDINAKKRIAILGNMNELGEYARKGHYEVGKVAAAKADMLIVIGRDAEINIVEGAKAGGMDSDNIKMFKTPYEVGHFLKRILAKGDVVLVKGSQNGVFLEEAVRILLDPSLNPKDFVVRQSKSWQRKKRKAFGL, from the coding sequence ATGAAGAAACTACCGAAAAAATTAATCGCACTTCGGCTAGCTAAAAAGGTTCGTCAGCTACTGGATTCAAAAACATTAACCGTAATTGCTGTTACTGGTAGCATCGGCAAGACGAGCGCAAAGGTGGCTATAGGGCAGCTGCTCAGCTCTGCCCACCAAGTACAGTTTAGCGAGGATAGTTATAATACGGATATCGGCTTGCCGCTTAGCTTTTTTGGCCTAAAGGCACCCACTAACTTGTGGGATCCAGTTGCCTGGCACAGGATTCTCCAAAAGATAAATTCTATTATTAAAAATTATCCTTATGACATTATTGTGCTCGAGATGGCAGATGATGAACTCGAAGATATGATGAAGCTCCTGGCCTTTATTAAGCCTAGCTATGGGGTTATCACTGGTGTGGCTAGAGTACATATGGATCGTATGGGGAGTATTGAAAAGGTAATACACGATAATTGTATGATTGCTAGCCAGGCTAAGACCGTTATATATAATGGCGAATTTGAATCTCTTGCTAAGCAGGCTTCTAAGATAAAAAATTCGGTAGGCTATGGCACTCAAAGAGATTCTATTAGGTTTGGCAATATCGTGAGATTGAAATCAGGTAATTTGCAGGCCACACTCTATTTTGGCAAGCAGAGTCACAAGATAACTACTAAAATGGTGGGTGTGCAGAGCCTCAGTAGCCTACTTGCTGCCGCCAGCGTAGCTAGCCAGCTGGGCATGGAAATAAAAGATATAGCCAAGGGACTTGCAAAGATAGAGGGAGTAAATGGCCGAATGAGGCTTATTAAAGGAGTAAATGGCTCCAGTATTATCGATGATAGCTACAATTCAAGCCCTGTTGCTGCTATCGCTGCCCTGGGAGTGCTAGGCGATATTAATGCAAAGAAGCGTATTGCTATTTTGGGGAATATGAATGAGCTTGGTGAGTATGCCCGGAAAGGGCATTATGAGGTTGGCAAGGTGGCGGCAGCCAAAGCCGATATGCTCATTGTGATAGGACGGGACGCTGAAATTAATATCGTCGAGGGAGCCAAGGCGGGCGGCATGGACTCAGACAATATTAAGATGTTCAAAACCCCTTATGAGGTAGGGCATTTTCTAAAGCGAATTTTGGCAAAAGGCGATGTGGTACTCGTAAAGGGCTCGCAAAATGGCGTTTTCCTAGAAGAAGCTGTTCGGATATTATTAGATCCAAGCCTTAACCCGAAAGATTTTGTTGTGCGGCAAAGTAAATCCTGGCAGCGAAAAAAGCGAAAAGCTTTTGGGCTGTAG